In Ficedula albicollis isolate OC2 chromosome 19, FicAlb1.5, whole genome shotgun sequence, one DNA window encodes the following:
- the LOC101820497 gene encoding ras GTPase-activating protein 4 isoform X4, whose translation MARRSALSIRIVEGRNLPAKDITGSSDPYCIVKIDDEAIIRTATVWKTLSPFWGEEYELQLQPGFHSISIYVMDEDALSRDDIIGKVCITRDMLAEHPKGYSGWMSLSEVDPDEEVQGEIHLRVQVLGSQGSRRLRCSVLEARDLARKDRNGASDPFVRLRYNGKTQESTVVKKSCYPRWNETFEFELAEPAGEKLCVEVWDWDLVGRNDFLGKVVFSIQGLEAAGQEEGWFRLWPDKSKPTEHERRGSLGSLQLQVKLRDETVLPSHCYQPLVQLLCQEVKSGCQDGQVHLVTLLDETTTAECRQEVAISLVKLFLGQGLVKEFLDLLFELELAKPCEPNTLFRSNSLASKSMESFLKVTGMPYLHFVLGPTISRVFDEKKYVELDPGKVEIKDVGCSGLHRVQTEGEVIEQGRQHLQSYLGELLDAIVRSAPACPPLIRAAFRQLFQRVGERFPQHQHAKFVAVTSFLCLRFFSPAVMSPKLFQLRDAHADARTSRTLLLLAKAIQLVGNMEPAAGRAKETWLSPLLPALQQGTARMRDFITRLVGTEEDGGEEEGEGRPLGPPPAVVKEGLLLVHKTRGKGPLLAAAAGKKLHFCLTGEALGFGKSPSAERIGAIALGDILAAEKVEEKSFGSSHVMQVVYTAPGGQQETAYLQCKCVNELNQWLSALRKVCGNNPRVLRSYHPGVFRGDKWSCCHQRDRTGLGCDRTRHGVTLQDWSDPLDPTVEAQRLFHHLQGLRGTLREKYWELLEPEDAQNGPRGEDAALPEALSRLFAVLGELESCHRRAQPPEPPAPALLQLQT comes from the exons CACGGGGAGCAGTGACCCCTACTGCATCGTGAAGATCGACGATGAGGCCATCATCAG GACTGCCACGGTGTGGAAGACGCTGTCCCCATTCTGGGGGGAGGAAtatgagctgcagctgcagccgGGTTTCCACAGCATCTCCATCTATGTCATGGACGAGGATGCACTCAG ccGTGATGACATTATTGGGAAGGTCTGCATCACCCGGGACATGCTGGCAGAGCACCCCAAGG GATACAGCGGCTGGATGAGCCTCAGCGAGGTGGACCCTGATGAGGAGGTGCAGGGGGAGATCCACCTGCGGGTGCAGGTcctgggcagccagggcagccgGCGGCTGCGCTGCTCCGTGCTGGAGGCCAG GGATTTGGCCAGGAAGGACCGGAATGGTGCCTCCGACCCCTTTGTCCGCCTGCGCTACAACGGGAAGACACAGGAGAGCACT GTGGTCAAGAAATCCTGTTACCCGCGCTGGAACGAGACTTTTGAGTTTGAGCTGGCTGAGCCCGCTGGGGAGAAGCTCTGTGTGGAGGTGTGGGACTGGGATCTGGTTGGCAGGAACGACTTCCTGGGCAAG GTGGTGTTCAGCATCCAGGGGCTGGAAGCGGCCGGGCAGGAGGAGGGGTGGTTCAGGCTGTGGCCAGACAAGTCCAAACCAACAGAGCACGA GCGCCGGGGCAGCCTGGGCtcgctgcagctgcaggtgaagCTTCGGGATGAGACGGTGCTGCCCTCCCACTGCTaccagcccctggtgcagctcctgtgccaggaggTGAAGTCGGGGTGCCAG GATGGCCAAGTGCACCTGGTCACCCTCCTGGACGAAACCACCACGGCTGAGTGCCGGCAGGAGGTTGCCATCAGCTTGGTCAAGCTCTTCCTGGGCCAGGGGCTGGTCAAGGAGTTCCTGGACCTGCTTTTCGAGCTGGAGCTGGCCAAGCCCT GTGAGCCCAACACTCTGTTCCGGAGCAACTCTCTGGCCTCAAAATCGATGGAGTCCTTCCTCAAG GTGACAGGGATGCCATACCTGCACTTTGTCCTGGGACCCACCATCTCCCGTGTGTTCGATGAGAAGAAATACGTGGAGCTGGACCCCGGCAAGGTGGAGATCAAAGACGTCGG CTGCTCGGGGCTGCACCGGGTGCAGACGGAGGGCGAGGTGATCGAGCAGGGCCGACAGCACCTGCAGTCCTACCTGGGCGAGCTGCTGGACGCCATCGTCAGGTCGGCCCCGGCGTGTCCCCCCCTGATCCGCGCCGCCTTCCGCCAGCTCTTCCAGCGCGTCGGGGAGCGCTTCCCGCAGCACCAG CACGCCAAATTTGTGGCTGTCACCAGCTTCCTGTGCCTGCGCTTCTTCTCGCCGGCCGTGATGAGCCCCAAGCTGTTCCAGCTGCGGGACGCGCACGCGGACGCGCGCACCAGCCgcacgctgctgctgctggccaag GCCATCCAGCTGGTCGGGAACATGGAGCCGGCGGCCGGGCGCGCCAAGGAGACGTGGCTGTCACCGCTGCTGCCcgccctgcagcagggcaccGCCCGCATGAGGGACTTCATCACCCGCCTGGTGGGCACGGAGGAGGATGGGGGCGAGGAGGAGGGTGAGGGGCGGCCGCTGGGGCCCCCCCCGGCCGTGGTGAaggaggggctgctcctggtgcaCAAGACCCGGGGCAAGGGGCCGCTGCTCGCTGCTGCCGCCGGCAAGAAACTCCATTTCTGCCTCACCGGGGAGGCGCTCGGCTTCGGCAAGAGCCCCAGTGCAGAG CGTATCGGTGCCATCGCCCTGGGCGACATCCTGGCGGCCGAGAAGGTGGAGGAGAAGAGCTTCGGCAGCTCGCACGTCATGCAGGTGGTGTACACGGCCCCGGGCGGGCAGCAGGAGACAGCCTACCTGCAGTGCAAG TGTGTCAACGAGCTGAACCAGTGGCTGTCAGCGCTGCGCAAGGTGTGCGGCAACAACCCCCGCGTGCTCCGCTCCTACCACCCCGGCGTGTTCCGCGGCGACaagtggagctgctgccaccagcgGGACAGGACAG GGTTGGGATGTGACCGGACCCGGCACGGCGTCACCCTGCAGGACTGGAGTGACCCCCTGGACCCCACGGTGGAGGCTCAGCGCCTCTTCCACCACCTCCAGGGCCTCCGGGGGACCCTCAG ggaaaagtactgggagctgctggagccagaggATGCCCAGAACGGCCCGCGGGGTGAAG ACGCTGCCCTGCCCGAGGCGCTGAGCCGGCTGTTCgcggtgctgggggagctggagagCTGTCACCGCCGGGCGCAGCCCCCCGAGCCCCCGGCCCcggccctgctgcagctgcagacgTGA
- the LOC101820497 gene encoding ras GTPase-activating protein 4 isoform X6: protein MARRSALSIRIVEGRNLPAKDITGSSDPYCIVKIDDEAIIRTATVWKTLSPFWGEEYELQLQPGFHSISIYVMDEDALSRDDIIGKVCITRDMLAEHPKGYSGWMSLSEVDPDEEVQGEIHLRVQVLGSQGSRRLRCSVLEARDLARKDRNGASDPFVRLRYNGKTQESTVVKKSCYPRWNETFEFELAEPAGEKLCVEVWDWDLVGRNDFLGKVVFSIQGLEAAGQEEGWFRLWPDKSKPTEHERRGSLGSLQLQVKLRDETVLPSHCYQPLVQLLCQEVKSGCQDGQVHLVTLLDETTTAECRQEVAISLVKLFLGQGLVKEFLDLLFELELAKPCEPNTLFRSNSLASKSMESFLKVTGMPYLHFVLGPTISRVFDEKKYVELDPGKVEIKDVGCSGLHRVQTEGEVIEQGRQHLQSYLGELLDAIVRSAPACPPLIRAAFRQLFQRVGERFPQHQAIQLVGNMEPAAGRAKETWLSPLLPALQQGTARMRDFITRLVGTEEDGGEEEGEGRPLGPPPAVVKEGLLLVHKTRGKGPLLAAAAGKKLHFCLTGEALGFGKSPSAERIGAIALGDILAAEKVEEKSFGSSHVMQVVYTAPGGQQETAYLQCKCVNELNQWLSALRKVCGNNPRVLRSYHPGVFRGDKWSCCHQRDRTGLGCDRTRHGVTLQDWSDPLDPTVEAQRLFHHLQGLRGTLREKYWELLEPEDAQNGPRGEVSLPSPADAALPEALSRLFAVLGELESCHRRAQPPEPPAPALLQLQT from the exons CACGGGGAGCAGTGACCCCTACTGCATCGTGAAGATCGACGATGAGGCCATCATCAG GACTGCCACGGTGTGGAAGACGCTGTCCCCATTCTGGGGGGAGGAAtatgagctgcagctgcagccgGGTTTCCACAGCATCTCCATCTATGTCATGGACGAGGATGCACTCAG ccGTGATGACATTATTGGGAAGGTCTGCATCACCCGGGACATGCTGGCAGAGCACCCCAAGG GATACAGCGGCTGGATGAGCCTCAGCGAGGTGGACCCTGATGAGGAGGTGCAGGGGGAGATCCACCTGCGGGTGCAGGTcctgggcagccagggcagccgGCGGCTGCGCTGCTCCGTGCTGGAGGCCAG GGATTTGGCCAGGAAGGACCGGAATGGTGCCTCCGACCCCTTTGTCCGCCTGCGCTACAACGGGAAGACACAGGAGAGCACT GTGGTCAAGAAATCCTGTTACCCGCGCTGGAACGAGACTTTTGAGTTTGAGCTGGCTGAGCCCGCTGGGGAGAAGCTCTGTGTGGAGGTGTGGGACTGGGATCTGGTTGGCAGGAACGACTTCCTGGGCAAG GTGGTGTTCAGCATCCAGGGGCTGGAAGCGGCCGGGCAGGAGGAGGGGTGGTTCAGGCTGTGGCCAGACAAGTCCAAACCAACAGAGCACGA GCGCCGGGGCAGCCTGGGCtcgctgcagctgcaggtgaagCTTCGGGATGAGACGGTGCTGCCCTCCCACTGCTaccagcccctggtgcagctcctgtgccaggaggTGAAGTCGGGGTGCCAG GATGGCCAAGTGCACCTGGTCACCCTCCTGGACGAAACCACCACGGCTGAGTGCCGGCAGGAGGTTGCCATCAGCTTGGTCAAGCTCTTCCTGGGCCAGGGGCTGGTCAAGGAGTTCCTGGACCTGCTTTTCGAGCTGGAGCTGGCCAAGCCCT GTGAGCCCAACACTCTGTTCCGGAGCAACTCTCTGGCCTCAAAATCGATGGAGTCCTTCCTCAAG GTGACAGGGATGCCATACCTGCACTTTGTCCTGGGACCCACCATCTCCCGTGTGTTCGATGAGAAGAAATACGTGGAGCTGGACCCCGGCAAGGTGGAGATCAAAGACGTCGG CTGCTCGGGGCTGCACCGGGTGCAGACGGAGGGCGAGGTGATCGAGCAGGGCCGACAGCACCTGCAGTCCTACCTGGGCGAGCTGCTGGACGCCATCGTCAGGTCGGCCCCGGCGTGTCCCCCCCTGATCCGCGCCGCCTTCCGCCAGCTCTTCCAGCGCGTCGGGGAGCGCTTCCCGCAGCACCAG GCCATCCAGCTGGTCGGGAACATGGAGCCGGCGGCCGGGCGCGCCAAGGAGACGTGGCTGTCACCGCTGCTGCCcgccctgcagcagggcaccGCCCGCATGAGGGACTTCATCACCCGCCTGGTGGGCACGGAGGAGGATGGGGGCGAGGAGGAGGGTGAGGGGCGGCCGCTGGGGCCCCCCCCGGCCGTGGTGAaggaggggctgctcctggtgcaCAAGACCCGGGGCAAGGGGCCGCTGCTCGCTGCTGCCGCCGGCAAGAAACTCCATTTCTGCCTCACCGGGGAGGCGCTCGGCTTCGGCAAGAGCCCCAGTGCAGAG CGTATCGGTGCCATCGCCCTGGGCGACATCCTGGCGGCCGAGAAGGTGGAGGAGAAGAGCTTCGGCAGCTCGCACGTCATGCAGGTGGTGTACACGGCCCCGGGCGGGCAGCAGGAGACAGCCTACCTGCAGTGCAAG TGTGTCAACGAGCTGAACCAGTGGCTGTCAGCGCTGCGCAAGGTGTGCGGCAACAACCCCCGCGTGCTCCGCTCCTACCACCCCGGCGTGTTCCGCGGCGACaagtggagctgctgccaccagcgGGACAGGACAG GGTTGGGATGTGACCGGACCCGGCACGGCGTCACCCTGCAGGACTGGAGTGACCCCCTGGACCCCACGGTGGAGGCTCAGCGCCTCTTCCACCACCTCCAGGGCCTCCGGGGGACCCTCAG ggaaaagtactgggagctgctggagccagaggATGCCCAGAACGGCCCGCGGGGTGAAG tgtccctgccctctcccGCAGACGCTGCCCTGCCCGAGGCGCTGAGCCGGCTGTTCgcggtgctgggggagctggagagCTGTCACCGCCGGGCGCAGCCCCCCGAGCCCCCGGCCCcggccctgctgcagctgcagacgTGA
- the LOC101820497 gene encoding ras GTPase-activating protein 4 isoform X3 → MARRSALSIRIVEGRNLPAKDITGSSDPYCIVKIDDEAIIRTATVWKTLSPFWGEEYELQLQPGFHSISIYVMDEDALSRDDIIGKVCITRDMLAEHPKGYSGWMSLSEVDPDEEVQGEIHLRVQVLGSQGSRRLRCSVLEARDLARKDRNGASDPFVRLRYNGKTQESTVVKKSCYPRWNETFEFELAEPAGEKLCVEVWDWDLVGRNDFLGKVVFSIQGLEAAGQEEGWFRLWPDKSKPTEHERRGSLGSLQLQVKLRDETVLPSHCYQPLVQLLCQEVKSGCQDGQVHLVTLLDETTTAECRQEVAISLVKLFLGQGLVKEFLDLLFELELAKPCEPNTLFRSNSLASKSMESFLKVTGMPYLHFVLGPTISRVFDEKKYVELDPGKVEIKDVGCSGLHRVQTEGEVIEQGRQHLQSYLGELLDAIVRSAPACPPLIRAAFRQLFQRVGERFPQHQHAKFVAVTSFLCLRFFSPAVMSPKLFQLRDAHADARTSRTLLLLAKAIQLVGNMEPAAGRAKETWLSPLLPALQQGTARMRDFITRLVGTEEDGGEEEGEGRPLGPPPAVVKEGLLLVHKTRGKGPLLAAAAGKKLHFCLTGEALGFGKSPSAERIGAIALGDILAAEKVEEKSFGSSHVMQVVYTAPGGQQETAYLQCKCVNELNQWLSALRKVCGNNPRVLRSYHPGVFRGDKWSCCHQRDRTGLGCDRTRHGVTLQDWSDPLDPTVEAQRLFHHLQGLRGTLREKYWELLEPEDAQNGPRGEVSLPSPADAALPEALSRLFAVLGELESCHRRAQPPEPPAPALLQLQT, encoded by the exons CACGGGGAGCAGTGACCCCTACTGCATCGTGAAGATCGACGATGAGGCCATCATCAG GACTGCCACGGTGTGGAAGACGCTGTCCCCATTCTGGGGGGAGGAAtatgagctgcagctgcagccgGGTTTCCACAGCATCTCCATCTATGTCATGGACGAGGATGCACTCAG ccGTGATGACATTATTGGGAAGGTCTGCATCACCCGGGACATGCTGGCAGAGCACCCCAAGG GATACAGCGGCTGGATGAGCCTCAGCGAGGTGGACCCTGATGAGGAGGTGCAGGGGGAGATCCACCTGCGGGTGCAGGTcctgggcagccagggcagccgGCGGCTGCGCTGCTCCGTGCTGGAGGCCAG GGATTTGGCCAGGAAGGACCGGAATGGTGCCTCCGACCCCTTTGTCCGCCTGCGCTACAACGGGAAGACACAGGAGAGCACT GTGGTCAAGAAATCCTGTTACCCGCGCTGGAACGAGACTTTTGAGTTTGAGCTGGCTGAGCCCGCTGGGGAGAAGCTCTGTGTGGAGGTGTGGGACTGGGATCTGGTTGGCAGGAACGACTTCCTGGGCAAG GTGGTGTTCAGCATCCAGGGGCTGGAAGCGGCCGGGCAGGAGGAGGGGTGGTTCAGGCTGTGGCCAGACAAGTCCAAACCAACAGAGCACGA GCGCCGGGGCAGCCTGGGCtcgctgcagctgcaggtgaagCTTCGGGATGAGACGGTGCTGCCCTCCCACTGCTaccagcccctggtgcagctcctgtgccaggaggTGAAGTCGGGGTGCCAG GATGGCCAAGTGCACCTGGTCACCCTCCTGGACGAAACCACCACGGCTGAGTGCCGGCAGGAGGTTGCCATCAGCTTGGTCAAGCTCTTCCTGGGCCAGGGGCTGGTCAAGGAGTTCCTGGACCTGCTTTTCGAGCTGGAGCTGGCCAAGCCCT GTGAGCCCAACACTCTGTTCCGGAGCAACTCTCTGGCCTCAAAATCGATGGAGTCCTTCCTCAAG GTGACAGGGATGCCATACCTGCACTTTGTCCTGGGACCCACCATCTCCCGTGTGTTCGATGAGAAGAAATACGTGGAGCTGGACCCCGGCAAGGTGGAGATCAAAGACGTCGG CTGCTCGGGGCTGCACCGGGTGCAGACGGAGGGCGAGGTGATCGAGCAGGGCCGACAGCACCTGCAGTCCTACCTGGGCGAGCTGCTGGACGCCATCGTCAGGTCGGCCCCGGCGTGTCCCCCCCTGATCCGCGCCGCCTTCCGCCAGCTCTTCCAGCGCGTCGGGGAGCGCTTCCCGCAGCACCAG CACGCCAAATTTGTGGCTGTCACCAGCTTCCTGTGCCTGCGCTTCTTCTCGCCGGCCGTGATGAGCCCCAAGCTGTTCCAGCTGCGGGACGCGCACGCGGACGCGCGCACCAGCCgcacgctgctgctgctggccaag GCCATCCAGCTGGTCGGGAACATGGAGCCGGCGGCCGGGCGCGCCAAGGAGACGTGGCTGTCACCGCTGCTGCCcgccctgcagcagggcaccGCCCGCATGAGGGACTTCATCACCCGCCTGGTGGGCACGGAGGAGGATGGGGGCGAGGAGGAGGGTGAGGGGCGGCCGCTGGGGCCCCCCCCGGCCGTGGTGAaggaggggctgctcctggtgcaCAAGACCCGGGGCAAGGGGCCGCTGCTCGCTGCTGCCGCCGGCAAGAAACTCCATTTCTGCCTCACCGGGGAGGCGCTCGGCTTCGGCAAGAGCCCCAGTGCAGAG CGTATCGGTGCCATCGCCCTGGGCGACATCCTGGCGGCCGAGAAGGTGGAGGAGAAGAGCTTCGGCAGCTCGCACGTCATGCAGGTGGTGTACACGGCCCCGGGCGGGCAGCAGGAGACAGCCTACCTGCAGTGCAAG TGTGTCAACGAGCTGAACCAGTGGCTGTCAGCGCTGCGCAAGGTGTGCGGCAACAACCCCCGCGTGCTCCGCTCCTACCACCCCGGCGTGTTCCGCGGCGACaagtggagctgctgccaccagcgGGACAGGACAG GGTTGGGATGTGACCGGACCCGGCACGGCGTCACCCTGCAGGACTGGAGTGACCCCCTGGACCCCACGGTGGAGGCTCAGCGCCTCTTCCACCACCTCCAGGGCCTCCGGGGGACCCTCAG ggaaaagtactgggagctgctggagccagaggATGCCCAGAACGGCCCGCGGGGTGAAG tgtccctgccctctcccGCAGACGCTGCCCTGCCCGAGGCGCTGAGCCGGCTGTTCgcggtgctgggggagctggagagCTGTCACCGCCGGGCGCAGCCCCCCGAGCCCCCGGCCCcggccctgctgcagctgcagacgTGA
- the LOC101820497 gene encoding ras GTPase-activating protein 4 isoform X2, which yields MARRSALSIRIVEGRNLPAKDITGSSDPYCIVKIDDEAIIRTATVWKTLSPFWGEEYELQLQPGFHSISIYVMDEDALSRDDIIGKVCITRDMLAEHPKGYSGWMSLSEVDPDEEVQGEIHLRVQVLGSQGSRRLRCSVLEARDLARKDRNGASDPFVRLRYNGKTQESTVVKKSCYPRWNETFEFELAEPAGEKLCVEVWDWDLVGRNDFLGKVSPKSFQYCWGPAQLHTQPSPAFPSQVVFSIQGLEAAGQEEGWFRLWPDKSKPTEHERRGSLGSLQLQVKLRDETVLPSHCYQPLVQLLCQEVKSGCQDGQVHLVTLLDETTTAECRQEVAISLVKLFLGQGLVKEFLDLLFELELAKPCEPNTLFRSNSLASKSMESFLKVTGMPYLHFVLGPTISRVFDEKKYVELDPGKVEIKDVGCSGLHRVQTEGEVIEQGRQHLQSYLGELLDAIVRSAPACPPLIRAAFRQLFQRVGERFPQHQHAKFVAVTSFLCLRFFSPAVMSPKLFQLRDAHADARTSRTLLLLAKAIQLVGNMEPAAGRAKETWLSPLLPALQQGTARMRDFITRLVGTEEDGGEEEGEGRPLGPPPAVVKEGLLLVHKTRGKGPLLAAAAGKKLHFCLTGEALGFGKSPSAERIGAIALGDILAAEKVEEKSFGSSHVMQVVYTAPGGQQETAYLQCKCVNELNQWLSALRKVCGNNPRVLRSYHPGVFRGDKWSCCHQRDRTGLGCDRTRHGVTLQDWSDPLDPTVEAQRLFHHLQGLRGTLREKYWELLEPEDAQNGPRGEDAALPEALSRLFAVLGELESCHRRAQPPEPPAPALLQLQT from the exons CACGGGGAGCAGTGACCCCTACTGCATCGTGAAGATCGACGATGAGGCCATCATCAG GACTGCCACGGTGTGGAAGACGCTGTCCCCATTCTGGGGGGAGGAAtatgagctgcagctgcagccgGGTTTCCACAGCATCTCCATCTATGTCATGGACGAGGATGCACTCAG ccGTGATGACATTATTGGGAAGGTCTGCATCACCCGGGACATGCTGGCAGAGCACCCCAAGG GATACAGCGGCTGGATGAGCCTCAGCGAGGTGGACCCTGATGAGGAGGTGCAGGGGGAGATCCACCTGCGGGTGCAGGTcctgggcagccagggcagccgGCGGCTGCGCTGCTCCGTGCTGGAGGCCAG GGATTTGGCCAGGAAGGACCGGAATGGTGCCTCCGACCCCTTTGTCCGCCTGCGCTACAACGGGAAGACACAGGAGAGCACT GTGGTCAAGAAATCCTGTTACCCGCGCTGGAACGAGACTTTTGAGTTTGAGCTGGCTGAGCCCGCTGGGGAGAAGCTCTGTGTGGAGGTGTGGGACTGGGATCTGGTTGGCAGGAACGACTTCCTGGGCAAGGTGAGCCCCAAATCCTTTCAGTACTGCTGGggtcctgcccagctgcacacccagccctctcctgccttcccctcccagGTGGTGTTCAGCATCCAGGGGCTGGAAGCGGCCGGGCAGGAGGAGGGGTGGTTCAGGCTGTGGCCAGACAAGTCCAAACCAACAGAGCACGA GCGCCGGGGCAGCCTGGGCtcgctgcagctgcaggtgaagCTTCGGGATGAGACGGTGCTGCCCTCCCACTGCTaccagcccctggtgcagctcctgtgccaggaggTGAAGTCGGGGTGCCAG GATGGCCAAGTGCACCTGGTCACCCTCCTGGACGAAACCACCACGGCTGAGTGCCGGCAGGAGGTTGCCATCAGCTTGGTCAAGCTCTTCCTGGGCCAGGGGCTGGTCAAGGAGTTCCTGGACCTGCTTTTCGAGCTGGAGCTGGCCAAGCCCT GTGAGCCCAACACTCTGTTCCGGAGCAACTCTCTGGCCTCAAAATCGATGGAGTCCTTCCTCAAG GTGACAGGGATGCCATACCTGCACTTTGTCCTGGGACCCACCATCTCCCGTGTGTTCGATGAGAAGAAATACGTGGAGCTGGACCCCGGCAAGGTGGAGATCAAAGACGTCGG CTGCTCGGGGCTGCACCGGGTGCAGACGGAGGGCGAGGTGATCGAGCAGGGCCGACAGCACCTGCAGTCCTACCTGGGCGAGCTGCTGGACGCCATCGTCAGGTCGGCCCCGGCGTGTCCCCCCCTGATCCGCGCCGCCTTCCGCCAGCTCTTCCAGCGCGTCGGGGAGCGCTTCCCGCAGCACCAG CACGCCAAATTTGTGGCTGTCACCAGCTTCCTGTGCCTGCGCTTCTTCTCGCCGGCCGTGATGAGCCCCAAGCTGTTCCAGCTGCGGGACGCGCACGCGGACGCGCGCACCAGCCgcacgctgctgctgctggccaag GCCATCCAGCTGGTCGGGAACATGGAGCCGGCGGCCGGGCGCGCCAAGGAGACGTGGCTGTCACCGCTGCTGCCcgccctgcagcagggcaccGCCCGCATGAGGGACTTCATCACCCGCCTGGTGGGCACGGAGGAGGATGGGGGCGAGGAGGAGGGTGAGGGGCGGCCGCTGGGGCCCCCCCCGGCCGTGGTGAaggaggggctgctcctggtgcaCAAGACCCGGGGCAAGGGGCCGCTGCTCGCTGCTGCCGCCGGCAAGAAACTCCATTTCTGCCTCACCGGGGAGGCGCTCGGCTTCGGCAAGAGCCCCAGTGCAGAG CGTATCGGTGCCATCGCCCTGGGCGACATCCTGGCGGCCGAGAAGGTGGAGGAGAAGAGCTTCGGCAGCTCGCACGTCATGCAGGTGGTGTACACGGCCCCGGGCGGGCAGCAGGAGACAGCCTACCTGCAGTGCAAG TGTGTCAACGAGCTGAACCAGTGGCTGTCAGCGCTGCGCAAGGTGTGCGGCAACAACCCCCGCGTGCTCCGCTCCTACCACCCCGGCGTGTTCCGCGGCGACaagtggagctgctgccaccagcgGGACAGGACAG GGTTGGGATGTGACCGGACCCGGCACGGCGTCACCCTGCAGGACTGGAGTGACCCCCTGGACCCCACGGTGGAGGCTCAGCGCCTCTTCCACCACCTCCAGGGCCTCCGGGGGACCCTCAG ggaaaagtactgggagctgctggagccagaggATGCCCAGAACGGCCCGCGGGGTGAAG ACGCTGCCCTGCCCGAGGCGCTGAGCCGGCTGTTCgcggtgctgggggagctggagagCTGTCACCGCCGGGCGCAGCCCCCCGAGCCCCCGGCCCcggccctgctgcagctgcagacgTGA